GACCGCCACCACGAATTTCGGCTCAGGCATCTGTTCATATATCCTGATCAGCCTTTTTTCGATCTGTCTTGTGACAGGGCCTGAACAGAGCAGAACATCCGCGTGCCTTGGGGTGGCCATCAGCTTTACCCCGAATCTCTCCAGGTCATATCTGGGAGTAAGACTGGCAATAATCTCAATGTCACAGGCGTTGCAGGCTCCGGTGTTGAAATGCAGCACCCACGGTGATTTGATTCTAGCCCAGGTTACAGCTTTAGTGATTAAATCCATAGAGCCT
This DNA window, taken from Candidatus Wallbacteria bacterium, encodes the following:
- a CDS encoding NADH-quinone oxidoreductase subunit B family protein, yielding MDLITKAVTWARIKSPWVLHFNTGACNACDIEIIASLTPRYDLERFGVKLMATPRHADVLLCSGPVTRQIEKRLIRIYEQMPEPKFVVAVGTCACSGGVFNGCYCVKGGINMAIPVSAYIPGCPASPKAIIDGVAKLLSSLK